TAGTACAGGTAAGTTATGCCATTGGTGTAGCAAAACCAACTAGTATTAATGTTGAAACTTACGGTACAGCAACAATTGATAAAACTGATGGAGAGATTAGTAAAAACGTCGAATCTATTTTTGATATGCGTCCATACTTTATCGAACAACGCTTAAAGTTAAGAACGCCTATATATTCTGAAACTGCAGCATACGGTCATATGGGACGTACGCCAGAAGTAAAAACATTAACTTTCAAAAATCCGATGGGTCAAGAAGTTACCGAAACTGTTGAAACATTTACATGGGAAAAATTAGACTATGTGGATAAAGTGAAAGCAGCTTTTGGATTGTAATATTAATACATAGCATTAAAAAAAAGCCTTCTCATTTGAGAAGGCTTTTTTTAGTTAAAATATGAGAGTTTATAAGGTATATATTGCCCTAAACGTTATAAAACGTGGTTGTAAGAATGTTGCTGAATTAGACACCGAGAAATTACCAACATTATTATTAATGTTTGCATCAATATTTAAAATGTTATTAGCTCTTATCTCGTATTCCCATTTTGCATCACGATCTTTACGATAACCTAATCTTGCACTCCATGTTGTGAAAGATTCTGATTCGCCTTCTACCTCTTGATTATTATATGCATAATCAGTTACAAAAGTTACTGAATCCCATATGTAAGCATCAAAACGTATTGATGGTGCGTTTGTAACAATCTTAGTTGTTCTTGTCCCTTGCGTGTTGTTACTAATACTGTAGTTGTATCTAAGTCTAACATTTGGTGCTTCTCTAAAGTTTGTTCTAAATTCTGGGGTATAAGATTGGACAAAACTTTCGTTTACAGACTGTCTTCCATCAATAAATTGATTCCTCAAACTATAATTGAAATTAGCGCGCAAGCCTGTTCTTATTTTTCCAAATCTTTTGTTCCAAGAACCGAATGCTGATAATGTTTCATCAGCAAATTGTGAGTTAAAAAAAGTACTCGTCGAAATAACATTATCAAAATTTGCAATAGATCTAATTTGGTCAATATTTTTATTGTAAGCTACTCTGGCAAAAACATTAGTGTTATTAAACAAATTAAAACTTCTGTAAAATAAACTAAGGCTGTGAGACAGTCCATTCTGTAGTTCAGCGTTACCAAAAGATAAACGGTCAAAATTATTTAGCACTAATCCTTCGGCAAGGTTGGTTACATCTGTAAATTGGTTATTCATTCGATAATTAAAAGTCAAACTTTCAGACTTCTTGAATTGAACACGTGCTTCAAACTCTGGTAAGATTCTAAAGAAATTATCTTTATACTTTTCTCCAAATTGGATGTTCTGGTTTCCGTAAGCATGAACAGAAACTCCTGGTCTAAATGTGAATTTACCTGTTCTTACATTATATCTAGTAGACAAATAAACGTCACTAAAATTATACTGAATATCATTTGTAGCACCTAACTGATTATCGTTAGAGTCATTAATTATAGGATTTGCATCTTGTGTAACACTAGAGTCATTTACATCTAAAAATTGAAAGATATTAGAATTAAAATCTTGGCGACTAAAAATAGTTCCAAATGTGAAACTGATGTTACTCTTAGCATTAAGGATATTGTAGTAATCTACTTTGGCATCTAATTGATTTGATTTTACTTGGCGATTTTGCCCCAATCCATAAAAATCTAAACTACGATCTAATCCTAATTGCTCAGCTGTCTCATCATAAGCATCCTCATCAATAGTATTTGGATCATTATCAATACCATTATCATTATTAGTAGGATCATTGTTTAAAAACGCATTATAAAAAGGGTCTTCGTCACGGATTAAATGTGCAGCTTCAAGTGCAAAAATATTATTCTCATTTAGTGTGTAGTAATAATTTAGGTTTTGATTAATACTAAATGGTGTAACCTCATCTAATT
This DNA window, taken from Winogradskyella sp. PC-19, encodes the following:
- a CDS encoding TonB-dependent receptor, whose product is MKKIFTLLTIIVALKSYSQVRMSGVVKDSIGGPLELANVIAINQETKALESYGITDSKGEYKLALGKNGKYNVQVTYIGMKTVNIVVETKETDIRKDFTLNFDNALDTIELTYEMPVTIKGDTIVYNADSFKNGSERKLGDVLEKLPGVEINENGQIEVEGNAVQKITVNGKDFFDGDSKLATENIPSNAVDKIEVLRNFSEVGQLRSVTNNQNSVAINIKLKEGKENFWFGDVTVGVGTAPSPNDELYLVQPKLFYYSPKYSVNVIGDMNNIGEPALSNRDVRNFGGGFKSPSRDSGTNLNLGNNGLNGLTNAQNAQRVESKLLATNFSYSPNSALDLSGFLIYNTTRLNTRQESFIRYTDPDLGIPDEETINTGREASDQGLAKLSASYKPNVNNQLDYDVLARLSKDSEQQIEISSVIGATKQLDEVTPFSINQNLNYYYTLNENNIFALEAAHLIRDEDPFYNAFLNNDPTNNDNGIDNDPNTIDEDAYDETAEQLGLDRSLDFYGLGQNRQVKSNQLDAKVDYYNILNAKSNISFTFGTIFSRQDFNSNIFQFLDVNDSSVTQDANPIINDSNDNQLGATNDIQYNFSDVYLSTRYNVRTGKFTFRPGVSVHAYGNQNIQFGEKYKDNFFRILPEFEARVQFKKSESLTFNYRMNNQFTDVTNLAEGLVLNNFDRLSFGNAELQNGLSHSLSLFYRSFNLFNNTNVFARVAYNKNIDQIRSIANFDNVISTSTFFNSQFADETLSAFGSWNKRFGKIRTGLRANFNYSLRNQFIDGRQSVNESFVQSYTPEFRTNFREAPNVRLRYNYSISNNTQGTRTTKIVTNAPSIRFDAYIWDSVTFVTDYAYNNQEVEGESESFTTWSARLGYRKDRDAKWEYEIRANNILNIDANINNNVGNFSVSNSATFLQPRFITFRAIYTL